ataaaaaagacattaaaaaaagtcttgttGCTTTGTTAAAAGAAGCCCAGGCAAAGCAGTGGCAAAAAGCTAAGTGGAAGGTGCTGCTTTGGGCATTACTCACAGCCTGGCTTTAATTGACTTGCAGGAGTAGAGAAGTGATGTTTATGCATAATCATTAGCACAGTATTCTTAATAAGGTCAGCGAttacttgcttttatttgttcatgTGGCCTGTGGCACAGCACTTTAATGGTAAGGAAGGATCCAGTTGTAATTCCCTGGGAGATCTGAGATGGTTTAATCTGAATCATTATCTCTGAGGTCTCCACTTGTTGCTTGTGCTCTGTGTTGAGCTGGTGGTTATGTATGGTCTTGGCTGTTAGCACTGACAGCCATGAAGCTATATTTGAAAGGAGCCTAGAACATGGGATATTGCTCTTCAGGCTTTAATATTTGACAATTGCAACAGTTCAAAGTTCAGTAGAGAACCTCTTATTTGTAGTAATGATTACATGAAGGGAGATGGTGTGCAGAACTCTTCATTTTTGGAGGGACGAGGGAGATTTTCCAAGATACCGTGAAGATCCAAAACATGAGACACTGTCAGACTGTTTTGTAGTCAtatctggttttattttgtcaaaaaaaaattggggaGGGGCAGGGGTGGGAAGAAGGAAGCTTGCAAGGCTCTCTTCAGCTGATGCTTTAAACTTGACTTTTCAGTTGTGATTTTTTGACAtagtacttcagaaaaatatggaatttggaaaatgatattttagtGGCATGATGCTGGGAAAACATGCAAGCGCTCACCATGTATGCATGTAGCAAGTAACAGTTACAAAGACATTgatagaaagaaacaaattgttAGCAAGCCTGAGGATTCTGCCTGAAAATAGTGGCCTGTCCTGAGCCAGCTTTGTATAAACTCCTCcttgccctgcagctggagaggaagaaacTGTTCTCAACACTTGACATACTGCCACAATGAAGGAAAAGCATAAGCAacttacaaatgaaaaagacagGATTTACGGATTGCTGCTTCAATAAATGGCTAAGCTTAGTTTTTCACCAAAGATGCTAGGAAAGCACCAAAAACTTCATGTGGAAACACAACACAGTGCTCAcagtcagtgctgcagcaggaaggagctgctggggctgagtcCTTTCAGTGCCGCTGCCGTGCTCAGCTTCTGCAAAAGCACCAACTTGTGGCCTAGGACATTAGGACTGGTGAGATGGGGCATGGTGTGTCTGATATTACTGCCGATAATGCTGGTGGATGTGGGGATGTGGAAGGGTGGACGGGCCCTGTTGGGCTTCGTAAGGGAGAGGTTTCCTCACTGCAGTCCAGGGGAAGGAACCCAGTACAGCCTGGTTGTTAACGAGTGTTAGTGAAGCTGTCACGTCCTCTCAGCATCAGTGTGCTGCTCCTGATGCCGTTCTGCTGTGGGGGAAAACGCTGCGTGTGAGAGATTAGAGGAGCTTGAGATTGGGAGAGACAGGGCGGCATCTGTTTGTGTTCTAGGCACGTGCCAAGGGGTTTTAGCTTTACATTTCTGTGGACGTGCTGGAGTGATGCCCTGTGCCTGTGGGTGCATTTACCAGGCAGCGTTTCCTGCTGTAGGTGGCTTTGCTGCCAGGTGAgaattcagcagaaataaagttttCCAGAAATCACTGACAGTAGAAGGGAattaatactgtattttcagtcAAAAATTGTCTCTGTAGGTGCAGCAAGTGAGGGTGCAGAAAGCTCAGGTAAAACCTTGTTGTCCCCACTGGATGTCATGTGCTGCTTTTCAGGTTTACATCTCCTATGGTAAGGGCTGGTGGCAAAATAAAACTACATTGGCTGATATAGTTAACTACCTATACCTTTAGTTACCTTATCTGTCCTGCTTCCGTGGCAGCTACATGGAAAGCAGCTCATTCTTCAGTTGATGAATTTTCTGCTGTCCCTCACATGGGGTGGCAGTTCTGGGAGAGAGATGGGCTGTGTAAGTACTGCATGGTGCTTAAAGCCGAAGAGGTATTTGGTTTCCCTTGAGAGACCAGTTTTGCAAACCGTTGTCAGGTAATTCTGAAGACAAGCCCTTCCTGGCTTCTTCCTAGCTTTTATtcaatttttcccttttatgcTGATGAAAGCATCAGAGCCATCCTCTCAGTGCAAGCAGTTCAGGGTTGCATTCTTGCTGAGTTACCCTTTGGCTGAGCCACAGATACTGCTCTTTAGGAGAGCTTTTAAGATTAAGCAGGATGCAAGATTTACTTCGGGGTAGTGAGGATTTATCAGTTCAGTGTAGATGTATTCTAGGAACAGTGTGAGCTGTGGGCTGCTGACAGAAGCATATTTTTTAAGCATCCTCCAGAAAACTTTCTACCAGATGGTAGTGTAAACCCGTAGGTGCACTCACTTTCAGCTTATCATTGAGTTTTCTTTGATGTCTTTGATCTGAAGtgtttcccttttaaaataGTTCTGCTGTTACTTTCCCTGAGCTGTTAATTTGTATCTTCCTGGTAACAGTCTCCTCTATTAGAGGTACTAGGGACAGGCAGAATGGATAGTTGGCCTTGGTGATCTGAAGGCTCTTTCCTaactaaatgattctatgattcgcAGCGTTTTTTAGAGCAAGTCTAGTGATCCTaagagcttttcatttttaaataggCAGTTCATTAGAAACATTGTActtaaagcagtattttctcagCATTAGATTATGTGGTTCTGTACCGTGGGCCCTGGGCTGAGCTGGCTGTTAAATACGCGGTGATCCGAGTGACTGCTTGAGTTCTGACCATCTGAAGCTGAACCTGTAACCTGCAGAAGTAATTGTATTCATTGTGAGATAACTAATTATCCTGTGCTCCCGCATTAGGACCTGGCTATGCAGAAAGGTGTTACACTGTCCATAATCTGCTGTGCCAAGGTTGTCCTAAAAACCTTTCTTACAGTAATAAGCACGGAAATAATTTCAGTAGGTATTGGGCTGTCAGCGCCTGTCTGCTTTATCTGAGACTGATCTGCCTATTTCTTTTGCaagccttttcctttcagttctgCAGATCTAATTGCTGGTTTTGATTTGCAGTGGTGATAAGCTTCCACTCAAAAAAGCCTTGCTAATTATCAGATGACACATAAGTAGAAATGGAAATGTGGAcacagaagagaacaaaagcaaaaatggtACCAGGAAAACACATTAATCTAATGAGGTCAAAAGTGCCTAGAGATGCAGCAGGCTTTGAGAAGAGCTTCAAACAGGAATTGTCCTTTGAAGGAGAGTGGGCCTGATGAAACCAATGGGAGTTTCTTAAGCAACGTTACTGGGACATGGCCATGAGGATAAGGGGGGCAGCTTGCAGAAAGGGTGGGCAGAAACCGGTGAGCTATCCCATCATTGGAAGATTCGCTTTGTAGAAGGCTGTGGGGGAACCTGAAGGCATTTCAGCTAGAGCTGGGGCTGAATAAACTTCATGCTTCGAGTTTGCGGAGTCCGTGATGCTGAGTTAAATTTGAACAGGGACCAGAGCTGAAACTGAGCTCTGAGAACAAGACTACCAGAAAATCCCAAATTAATTTTGGAAGCAGCTTTTGGGATTTAGCAGACTACAGAACATAACCACTTTGaattatagaaagaaaagagtggTGTGGCTGTTCTGAGGAAGGCCGATATCAGTTTTGGTGTTCTCAATGCTCAGGATTGCGATACCCTTGCACAATCGTTACAGTGAGCTGAGTAAGCAAACTCTGGAAAATTAAGAAGTGAAGTCTTCTTACAAAAGGCCTGCAGCACGCAGACAAAGCAGACTGCCGTGGCACCTGACTTGTGGAAGGTAAAGCTTAAGGTGCTGCCCTTCTTCAGACAGAGCTGCCGTGTGTGAAGTGAAACTGTTCTAAAAGCCCATCAGAAAGAGCCAGAAGTACTTTACAGGAAGCAGTGGGCACTGCTGTGCGCTGGAGAAGAAGTAGAAAAGTTCTTCCTTtaagcagctcctccagctgcatccAGCTATGTAATGCTGCCCTGAATGCCTGCAGTGCTCAGGTTTCATGTGCGTCTGTGGCCGAGCGTGGCACCGGATGTTGCTTCAACATTTGTAAGCAAAACCTCAGCCCTTGCAGCCACAGGGCTCAGATTTGAGAGAAGTTAGGTTTCTCATATTTCTGGGAGGTGTAAAAATAGCACAAGCTTGTCTCACCCTCACCTTCTTCTGGGCCAGTGGGAACTGCAGGCTCTTGCTGGCAGTGACCACAGCACAGTCAAATGTCTTCCTCCCTGCCTTTCCTTTGCTGCCTGTTGGGGCATAGAACGGGGATGACGGAGCGAGCAGGTAAAGAGCAAAGTGCTATCAGAAGTGTGTGGCATCCATAGCCAAGAAAGTCTGAGGTGAAGGGGAATCTGGTGCTATGTGTGTAAAAGTGCTCAAAAATATCTCTGGATTTCTGAGTCAGTGTTGAAAGAGTTCTGCACACGCTGGGAGCCCCTTCTTCCTACATAACTTCTTTTGCATTGCTTCTGCTCTCCAGAAGCAGCATCGTTGCAACCCTACATAggtgaaaacaaaaccagaaaaatgatGTTTGGGATTTGTGGGGACTAAATGCTCtgcaaaagtttattttcaaggcatcaacaagaaaaaagtcaagattgctcaagtttttaaaaagctggaGGTTCGGATTCAAACTTGTACTTAATGCTACTAAAATAGCCCATTTCGAAGTGCACCTGTTGTCAGCCATAgtttcatagaattgtagaatggcttaggttggaagggacctcaaagcccatccatCGCTACCCCCTGCTGTGGACggggctgccaccccccagctcaggctgcccagggccccatccaacctggccttgtgcacctccagggatggggctccacagcttctctgggcagcctgtgccagtgcctcactgcctctgagtaaagaattcctTCTTAACGTGTAACCTAAAGCTCCGCTCTTCTAGATTAAAGCCATCAAAACACAGTGAGAGGAGCAAATAAAGGTGCTCAGAGGAGTGAAGCAAGACAAGAGcagggaaagcaaagggaaaaagcatGACTCAGAAGACACCTGGGTGTGACTGCTGCCTCAGGAACAGTGAGGGCATGGGGCTGGGCCCGAGGTCTGGCTTGGAAAGGTTTGTGTGCTTGAGGAAAAGCTGTTTGAGTAGAGAGTGATGGAAAGTGAAGGGAGCACTTTGTATAAGAAGTGTAGGTAAAGCATTCAGTAGGCTGAGATTGGGTTTCAAGGGCTGTTCAGAGATACAGGTGCCTCAACATGTTCTGGTCAACCTGTTGTGACAGCCACACAAGGTTGCTGTCTATACGCATGGTGCATGACCCCAATGGTTCTGTACACGGCCTATGCCTTTGGCTCCATTTCTGAGGAAGTTTCAGGAAACCGTTTCACTACTTTTAATGTCAGAAGCACTAACAGTTTGCCCTGGACTTTATATTTTGCAGTCTTAACCAGACTCATAGCTGAAATGTAGTTGGGATTGGACTTGGAGAAGCATCTTGTACTGCTGTATGGATAGTCTTAGGTGGCCTTAGTAATCCCTactgaaaaagtaaagaatgaagctctgctttttgttatttacaAGATAAGAGGAAGCAACTGCTTTCAAGCACTTTACTTGTTATCATGATCTTGCAGTTTAATCTGATTGCCTGGGATTTTGGTTTTTCATTCATAAAGATGCATGGCACTGATACTTGATCTGGGGATGGGCTataggttgttgttttttaaaaaaaaaaaaaaagcacaaaaccagaACCGTTATTAGGAAGTGCTAACCTTGGTTTTAATGGAATACTTTAGCTACCTCTCTTTAGCTAAGTTACTTAGCTTAGCTTTATTGTATGAATGAGAAATAGCTGCAAGAATTACTCTTCAGTGTGTTGATCAAGTCAGAGCAATTAGTAAAGCGCAGCAACAATGAGAGTTCTcaagcagcaaaatatttagaCTGCAACAATTGGTTCCCATAGCTGTAGGTTTATTAAagtgctgttttccagcagtaGCTGCACTTGGCATATAACAAACATACCTGAAAgcattgctgcttctgcttttagaTGGATGGTGATAGCTCCACGACGGATGCTTCTCAGTTAGGAATTGCTGGAGATTACATTGGTGGCAGTCACTACGTGATACAGCCTCACGATGGTAAGAAATGTAAATACTATTATGTCTGTCTCTATGTAATTTCATTCCAGTTCTTGTAAAGTTCTCTGCTGTCATTTCCAAGCTAAGAATTGATGATCGTTTGTATTCAGAATGCCTTATGATATCAAGCATTTTTCCTGCAGTCTGAAGGTGGGTTTGGGAGTTGTCAGTGTTGATACTGAGTCCCTGGGGGGTAATGACAAAAACCTTGATTTTTCTAGGAAAGGGTTTTTATTTTGACATGACATCTGTGTATAATGAGATAAGTACGGTACCGAACGCACATAAAGGTACCGTGGTGTTACATCTGTCATCTGtgggtttgttcttttttgtgttttcactttACCTATTTCTACATTGTTAATACAGTGGGCTTGCAAAAATCATTCATCTTTCAGTTTAAGATTTTAAACTTATTGCATGTTGTCAATCAAATACAATTTCTGTTAACTTCTTTAGACACAGAGGACAGCATGAATGATCATGAAGATACGAATGGATCAAAAGAGAGTTTTAGAGAGCAAGATATCTATCTTCCAATTGCAAACGTGGCCAGGATAATGAAAAATGCCATACCCCAAACAGGAAAGGTAATATTCTTATCTGCTAAAGAAAGTGTAGTATTGAGTTTTATTCCTTCCTCTGAATGAACTGAAGCTGGCGGTTGagatcaaatccatttttcgtaggtttcagaaagcttttagtAATTTCCATAATTACAGGAGCCGCAGCAGGGCTCTTATACAACTTTTAAGGGCGTTATTTTTTGAAGATCTGTTCTCTGATGTCATAATGGGTCAGACTTGGTGACAATCCTGTATCAATAAGAACTTTTTCTATGGAATTATGTCCTAAAAAAGGTAATTTCCTGCTTTGACTTGTTTAAAATGTGCAATAAGTGAAACTTTTTGGATGAAATAAGAATCCATTTCTCATcctgaaggaaagagaatgcTTAGGTCATCTTAGTGTTTGGATATGTAAAGATTCAGGCAATAGTAGACTGAGAGCCTGCTTTATACCATGTAGCAAGCAAGGCCAGGTATTGAAagacttattttatttatttcttctaagaATAGACTCTTAAATCAATTCTGAGCTGGCAATAGGATAAGCATTTGAATGTTCTACCTGTTTATGTTAAAACTTTGCAGGGCTCCTATTACTTGCTGTTTTAACTTTTCTTCTAGTCAAGgctgagggatttttttttttttgatatgCCTTCAAATAGAAGCAAGGCATAATTTTCTTGCATCTGCTCGTACTTTCACAGTGTTCAGGGCTTTCTGTAAATCTGGGTGTTACATTTATATCTTTGCTGTGAAAATTTCTTCGCTGGTCCATATTGCCATAAATTTTTAGCAATCAAGATGAGATTTTTCTCAAGAATTCAGCATATGGGATGCCAAGCTCTCTTGAAAAATCAGGAAAGTCTTTGTGAAAAGCTGCAAGGGAAGCTGTTGGTTGATGGgtac
The Numida meleagris isolate 19003 breed g44 Domestic line chromosome 1, NumMel1.0, whole genome shotgun sequence genome window above contains:
- the NFYB gene encoding nuclear transcription factor Y subunit beta isoform X1; the protein is MAKLSFSPKMLGKHQKLHVETQHSAHSQCCSRKELLGLSPFSAAAVLSFCKSTNLWPRTLGLMDGDSSTTDASQLGIAGDYIGGSHYVIQPHDDTEDSMNDHEDTNGSKESFREQDIYLPIANVARIMKNAIPQTGKIAKDAKECVQECVSEFISFITSEASERCHQEKRKTINGEDILFAMSTLGFDSYVEPLKLYLQKFREAMKGEKGIGGTVTTGDGLSEELTEEAFTNQLPAGLITTDGQQQNVMVYTTSYQQISGVQQIQFS